In Notamacropus eugenii isolate mMacEug1 chromosome 1, mMacEug1.pri_v2, whole genome shotgun sequence, one genomic interval encodes:
- the NPS gene encoding neuropeptide S — protein sequence MASSMRLNLFLVLWISSMQMLCCNPNPSPMLSEKSDYFLILLNSCLAAVDRSEELAFLKPFFMKNVMKRSFRNGVGTGIKKTSFRRAKS from the exons ATGGCCAG ttcAATGAGATTGAATCTTTTTCTGGTCCTCTGGATTTCTTCCATGCAGATGCTGTGCTGCAACCCAAACCCCTCACCCATG CTGTCTGAAAAATCTGATTACTTTCTCATCCTGCTGAATAGTTGCTTAGCTGCGGTGGACAGGAGTGAAGAGCTGGCTTTTCTAAAGCCATTTTTTATGAAGAATGTCATGAAAAGGTCCTTTCGCAATGGAGTTGGAACAGGAATTAAAAAAACTTCCTTTCGAAGAGCAAAATCATGA